In Candidatus Margulisiibacteriota bacterium, the DNA window CTGATCAAGAATAACGAGATCAATTTGATCATCAACACCCCTTCGGAGATCAAAAAACAAAAACAAGACGAAAGCCGGATCCGTTTCAGCGCCGTCGTCCAGGGGATCCCGCTGGTCACGACCATTTCCGGGGCACAGGCAACGATCAACGGGATCGAAGCGGCCAAGAAAAAAGGGTTTGGCGTCAAAGCGCTCCAGGACTACCACTAATCCCCCAATTTAGCGTGATATAATATCCAGATATTATTCAGGAGGTTACCCATGAAAAAATTGCTTCTTTCTTTTGCCCTGATCGCCGCGCTTATGCTCCCTTCTTTTGCTTTGATCTCTTTTGGAACGGTTAAAGCTGACCTTGATTCAGTAACGTCATCTTACGCCACCATCAATTGGAGTTCGGAGATAAAATTGCCGCCGCAGTATGCCACTATTACCAGCCAGACCGCGAAGGTTTATTACTTGGTCAGGGACGACTCCAAACTGGCCGGGTATAAGAACAAAGTATCGGTCGCCATTGAAGAGTATGATTTCGCGAACTGGCAGTGGATCACCGGGGGGACCGGTTATTCCAAGACCGGGCCGGACACTTTTCGGGGCAAATACAATACGAGCGGTTCCTGGGATTGCTACCTGCTCCAGACCTGGCCGCTGACTAAATATAAAGTGACCATGACCGCCGATACAAAACGGATCCCGACCAAGACCGAGAGCCGTGAGTTTTATCTTTCAAAAACCGTTCCGGCCAGCACGGTCAGGAGCCAAAAGGTCAGAGACGCGGCCCCCAAATGGCTGATCTCCCGATATGAAATGGCCAATGTGATCAAAGGGATGCAGCAGACGGTCAAGCGGATGCGGACCTCGACCTCAAGCATTGATCCGAATTTAGAAATGACCAGAATTATCGTTAGTACCGGCGCGCTTTTTGGACCGACTGACATTACCAGTTACTGCAACGATTCGGG includes these proteins:
- a CDS encoding carbamoyl-phosphate synthase large chain codes for the protein LIKNNEINLIINTPSEIKKQKQDESRIRFSAVVQGIPLVTTISGAQATINGIEAAKKKGFGVKALQDYH